The proteins below come from a single Microbulbifer sp. Q7 genomic window:
- the pabB gene encoding aminodeoxychorismate synthase component I, whose protein sequence is MQIISLPYSPNSAVAYAALADLPCPVWLDSGQPRARGGRFDILSADPINSLTLDAADRAPFDVLDDLLCELAPQEVDQQLPFCGGAIGYAGYELGSRSNFLPTDNRETPLPAGFFGLYTWALIVDHQLQATHLIFHPASTEMQKRDLQARFRAVDWNTAPRTESFQLTAGFRHEFTPDEYHARIQRILEYIRAGDIYQANFTQRFFAEYAGSPLAAYLALREAAAGPFSAFLSLPQGEVLSLSPERFILADGTFLQTEPIKGTAPRSPDPSQDQAQASALTASRKDRAENLMIVDLLRNDFGKICQRGSVRVPNLFELQSFANVHHLVSTITGQIPEDLQFAQVLEATFPGGSITGAPKRRAMEIIRELERSPRGIYCGSIGYISSCGRADSNIAIRTLTASNGRITCAAGGGIVADSDPAAEHRECLDKVRVLLDTLEQRFS, encoded by the coding sequence TTGCAAATAATTTCTCTGCCCTATTCTCCCAATTCTGCGGTCGCGTATGCTGCGCTCGCGGATTTGCCCTGCCCGGTCTGGCTAGACTCCGGACAGCCGCGCGCACGCGGTGGACGCTTTGACATCCTCAGTGCAGACCCGATCAACAGCCTCACCCTCGATGCGGCGGATCGCGCGCCTTTCGATGTGCTCGACGACCTCCTGTGTGAGCTGGCCCCGCAGGAAGTCGACCAGCAATTACCCTTTTGCGGGGGGGCAATCGGCTACGCCGGATACGAACTTGGCAGCCGCAGTAATTTTCTGCCGACGGATAATCGCGAGACGCCACTACCCGCCGGCTTCTTTGGGCTATACACCTGGGCACTGATCGTCGATCACCAACTGCAGGCAACCCACCTGATCTTCCACCCTGCGAGCACGGAAATGCAGAAGCGAGACCTGCAGGCGCGCTTCCGTGCGGTGGACTGGAATACCGCACCCCGAACCGAAAGCTTCCAGCTCACGGCGGGCTTCCGCCACGAATTCACACCGGACGAGTATCACGCGCGTATTCAGCGTATTCTCGAATACATCCGTGCCGGCGACATATATCAAGCGAACTTTACCCAGCGCTTCTTCGCTGAATACGCGGGGTCACCACTGGCCGCCTACCTGGCACTCCGCGAAGCGGCTGCGGGGCCCTTCTCCGCATTCCTATCGCTACCGCAGGGTGAGGTTCTGAGCCTGTCGCCGGAACGGTTTATCCTTGCGGATGGCACCTTCTTGCAGACGGAGCCCATCAAGGGCACCGCACCCAGAAGCCCGGATCCCTCTCAGGATCAGGCGCAGGCAAGCGCGCTGACAGCCAGTCGCAAGGACCGCGCCGAGAACCTGATGATTGTGGATCTGTTGCGCAATGATTTCGGAAAAATCTGCCAGCGCGGCAGCGTGCGGGTTCCCAATCTGTTCGAGCTTCAGAGCTTTGCCAACGTGCACCATCTGGTGAGCACCATCACCGGCCAGATTCCCGAAGACCTGCAGTTCGCGCAGGTATTGGAAGCCACCTTCCCCGGGGGCTCCATTACCGGTGCACCCAAGCGACGCGCCATGGAAATTATTCGCGAGCTGGAGCGCAGTCCCCGGGGCATCTATTGCGGCAGTATCGGCTATATCAGTAGCTGTGGGCGCGCCGACTCCAACATCGCGATTCGCACGCTGACCGCGAGTAATGGCCGCATTACCTGTGCCGCGGGAGGCGGGATTGTGGCGGATTCCGATCCTGCAGCCGAACATCGGGAATGCCTCGACAAAGTGCGCGTGCTGCTGGATACGCTGGAACAACGGTTTTCTTGA
- a CDS encoding pyruvate, water dikinase regulatory protein, whose amino-acid sequence MEKQQDATMPGHPPSKKRTAFFISDGTGLTVEGIGHSLLAQFRDQPVEQVTLPYVDSDARVNQVLQRIEHAAQESGLQPIIITSIVSDQIRKRLHESSALMLDVFESYLAPLANLFGTDPVRTVGVSHGIADNPRYSARIDAVHFAMDNDDGRRTREFESADIILVGVSRSGKTPTCLYLALQFGLRAANYPITEEDMDSTALPKILRPFQHKLFGLTIDPRRLMSIRQERRANSRYASPEQCEFEVRQVEQMLRRAQIPYLDATELSVEELATRLMSQAGIERRIS is encoded by the coding sequence ATGGAAAAGCAGCAAGACGCCACGATGCCGGGTCACCCCCCCAGCAAAAAACGCACCGCATTTTTTATTTCCGATGGCACCGGGCTTACCGTGGAAGGCATTGGCCACAGCTTGCTGGCGCAATTTCGTGATCAGCCGGTAGAACAGGTCACCCTGCCCTACGTGGATTCTGATGCGCGCGTTAATCAGGTGCTGCAGAGGATTGAGCATGCGGCCCAGGAATCCGGCCTGCAGCCGATCATCATCACTAGTATTGTCTCCGATCAGATTCGCAAGCGACTGCACGAGAGCTCCGCACTCATGCTGGATGTCTTTGAAAGCTATCTGGCGCCACTGGCCAACCTGTTTGGGACCGATCCCGTGCGCACCGTGGGCGTATCCCATGGCATCGCCGACAACCCCCGTTACAGCGCGCGTATCGATGCGGTGCATTTCGCCATGGACAACGACGACGGGCGCCGCACCCGCGAATTTGAAAGCGCCGATATCATACTGGTGGGTGTTTCACGATCCGGTAAAACCCCCACCTGCCTGTATCTGGCGCTGCAATTTGGCTTGCGTGCCGCCAATTACCCCATCACCGAAGAGGACATGGACTCCACGGCCCTCCCCAAAATCTTGCGGCCTTTCCAGCACAAGCTGTTTGGCCTCACCATCGACCCCCGCCGGCTGATGAGCATCCGTCAGGAGCGCCGCGCCAATAGCCGCTACGCCTCCCCGGAACAGTGCGAGTTCGAAGTGCGGCAAGTGGAGCAAATGCTACGGCGTGCGCAGATTCCCTATCTCGACGCCACCGAGCTGTCGGTCGAAGAACTCGCCACCCGCCTGATGTCCCAGGCGGGGATTGAGCGCAGAATCAGCTAG
- a CDS encoding L,D-transpeptidase codes for MASVMLFVGALVGSLWPSLADAHNSANWFDDQAAMSSSGAPSIRINLSEQKAYFYKGGRLVGVSLISSGKQGFRTSPGKFRVLAKRPNHRSSIYGSYVDRNTGRVVKADVDTRKHRRPAGTYYRGAKMNHYIRFNGGIGLHASGHVPRYPASHGCVRMPPHMARKFYQYARVGMPVHVSY; via the coding sequence ATGGCTTCGGTGATGTTATTTGTCGGTGCCCTGGTGGGAAGCCTGTGGCCATCGCTCGCTGACGCGCACAATAGTGCTAACTGGTTCGATGACCAGGCTGCCATGAGTTCTTCCGGTGCGCCGTCAATTCGAATTAACCTGTCCGAGCAAAAAGCGTATTTCTACAAGGGCGGGCGCCTTGTCGGGGTATCTTTGATTTCTTCAGGCAAGCAGGGTTTTCGTACCAGCCCGGGGAAATTCCGGGTGTTGGCCAAACGCCCCAACCACCGCTCGAGCATCTACGGTAGCTATGTAGACCGCAATACTGGTCGTGTGGTGAAGGCGGATGTGGATACCCGCAAACATCGTCGCCCGGCCGGCACTTACTATCGCGGAGCGAAAATGAATCACTATATTCGTTTTAATGGCGGTATCGGTTTGCACGCATCCGGGCATGTACCGCGTTATCCGGCTTCTCACGGCTGCGTGCGTATGCCGCCGCACATGGCGCGCAAGTTCTACCAGTATGCTCGGGTAGGGATGCCGGTACATGTGAGCTATTGA
- a CDS encoding TonB-dependent receptor encodes MTLSDQPFVAKKNLLATTIGAAVMAVSSVALAADQIEEVTVTAQMRAESLKDVPAAVTAFTGDTVKNSNLSDFKDLFALTPGVSGETNDSYFDSVSVRGVNNNSFGSGSDPALGIFLDGVYQSRTGATPSMYDLERVEVIKGPQGTLFGRNTASGAISMVSKKPGEVFAGDISVGAGQYGRTELEGGVDVPVSEDFSVRIAGKHFSEDGHVKNLTTGRDLGASELNAARITAVYDVSEATTVTLLAQYEDRESDGTIYRAFDNDAGYNYDIPEGAYDEVYNDEEGLDQSEIADVVLTVEHEFAGGNTLTSITGYKSHKYSYREDFDGTPQPIDTYTREQTGDFFSQEFRIASNSSGPFNYVLGASYYQEELDANFAGIDNEDFICDGIYADEWEEGLDSFVTCDALPQDVLDEAFGFEGEPWEYATDKLSIEAADTLGDYKGWGVFANTTFDITEATTLGLGVRYTEDQKTYHVVSPWPETWTGGWNYQAMYTDEDGITGDNTWSNVSGRATLTHVLSDELTTYASVATGYKSGGFDYLSYNITDPAYGDTYESQADWLWEQGYEVNASNAEPSKFDEETVLSYELGVKARLLDNRLALNAAAFQYTYEDMQQAFWVGAAAITRNVGESEGRGLEVDARWLITDNLDLYFGAALLDTQFSGAPEELCDACNGNEMAFSPKFSSATVLTYTQNTSFGELSYSGEYTYTGEQWSELENTEAVKLDARNVMNLRVALTSPEDSWTAGIYAENVTGEEYYHWGYADALYNLPATKTDPSRDRVVGVNLDYRF; translated from the coding sequence ATGACGCTATCAGACCAGCCATTTGTGGCTAAAAAGAACCTGCTCGCTACAACTATTGGCGCGGCCGTAATGGCTGTCAGTAGCGTAGCGCTCGCGGCAGACCAGATTGAAGAGGTGACGGTTACCGCGCAGATGCGTGCCGAGTCACTGAAAGACGTACCTGCGGCGGTTACCGCATTCACCGGCGATACGGTCAAGAACAGCAACTTGAGTGACTTCAAGGACCTGTTTGCGCTGACCCCGGGTGTGTCTGGCGAGACCAACGACTCCTACTTCGACTCCGTGTCAGTGCGCGGTGTGAACAACAACAGCTTCGGCAGCGGCAGTGACCCGGCCCTGGGTATTTTCCTGGACGGCGTCTACCAGAGCCGTACCGGTGCCACCCCGAGCATGTACGATCTGGAGCGCGTGGAAGTGATCAAGGGCCCGCAGGGCACCCTGTTCGGCCGCAACACCGCCTCCGGTGCCATCTCCATGGTCTCCAAGAAGCCAGGTGAAGTATTTGCCGGCGACATCTCCGTAGGCGCCGGCCAGTACGGCCGCACCGAGCTGGAAGGCGGTGTGGATGTTCCGGTCAGTGAAGATTTCTCCGTGCGTATTGCCGGTAAGCACTTCTCTGAGGACGGTCACGTCAAGAACCTCACTACCGGACGCGACCTGGGTGCGAGCGAGCTGAACGCCGCGCGTATTACCGCGGTGTACGACGTGTCTGAAGCCACCACTGTTACCCTGTTGGCACAGTACGAAGATCGCGAGAGCGACGGCACTATTTACCGCGCCTTCGACAATGATGCTGGGTACAACTACGACATTCCGGAAGGCGCCTACGACGAGGTGTACAACGACGAGGAAGGCCTCGATCAGTCCGAAATCGCCGACGTTGTTCTGACCGTGGAGCACGAGTTCGCCGGTGGCAACACCCTCACCTCCATTACCGGCTACAAGTCCCACAAGTATTCCTACCGCGAGGACTTCGACGGCACTCCGCAGCCGATCGACACCTACACCCGCGAGCAGACCGGTGATTTCTTCAGCCAGGAATTCCGCATCGCTTCCAACAGCAGCGGCCCGTTCAACTACGTACTGGGTGCTTCTTACTATCAGGAAGAGCTTGACGCGAACTTTGCCGGTATCGATAACGAAGACTTCATCTGTGACGGTATCTACGCGGATGAGTGGGAAGAGGGCCTCGACAGCTTTGTAACCTGTGACGCTCTGCCGCAGGACGTCCTCGACGAAGCCTTCGGCTTTGAAGGTGAGCCGTGGGAATACGCCACTGACAAACTGTCCATTGAAGCCGCTGACACCCTTGGCGACTACAAGGGCTGGGGTGTGTTCGCCAACACGACCTTTGACATCACCGAAGCGACTACTCTGGGCCTGGGTGTGCGCTACACCGAAGACCAGAAGACTTACCACGTAGTTTCTCCGTGGCCGGAAACCTGGACGGGTGGCTGGAACTACCAGGCCATGTATACCGATGAAGACGGTATCACCGGCGACAACACCTGGAGCAATGTGTCTGGGCGCGCAACCCTGACCCACGTGCTCAGCGACGAACTGACCACCTACGCCAGTGTCGCGACCGGCTACAAGTCTGGTGGTTTCGACTACCTGTCCTACAACATTACCGACCCGGCGTACGGCGACACCTATGAGAGCCAGGCTGACTGGCTGTGGGAGCAGGGTTATGAGGTCAACGCCAGCAATGCCGAGCCGAGCAAGTTCGACGAAGAAACCGTGCTGTCCTATGAGCTGGGTGTGAAGGCGCGACTGCTGGACAACCGTCTGGCCCTGAACGCCGCCGCGTTCCAATACACCTACGAAGACATGCAGCAGGCATTCTGGGTGGGTGCAGCGGCGATCACCCGCAACGTGGGTGAATCCGAAGGTCGCGGCCTGGAAGTAGACGCTCGCTGGCTGATTACTGACAACCTGGACCTGTACTTCGGTGCGGCACTGCTCGACACCCAGTTCAGCGGTGCACCGGAAGAACTGTGTGATGCATGTAACGGCAACGAGATGGCGTTCTCTCCGAAGTTCTCCTCTGCCACCGTACTGACTTACACCCAGAACACCAGCTTTGGTGAACTGTCTTACTCTGGTGAATACACCTACACCGGTGAGCAGTGGTCCGAGCTGGAAAACACCGAGGCAGTGAAGCTGGATGCACGCAACGTGATGAACCTGCGTGTGGCCCTGACTTCTCCGGAAGACAGCTGGACCGCAGGTATCTACGCCGAGAACGTGACCGGCGAAGAGTACTACCACTGGGGTTACGCAGATGCGCTGTACAACCTTCCGGCCACCAAAACCGACCCGTCGCGCGATCGTGTTGTAGGGGTCAATCTGGATTACCGCTTCTGA
- a CDS encoding TetR/AcrR family transcriptional regulator: protein MSSAEQNRRKNHLAPRREPVQARARERARQILDTTGRLLEQVGLNDLTTILIAKELGVSVGSVYHYFPNKHAILYAMGEQWLASLTERLDDLAASGLEQLTLKGFLDELLERWVSVYREQRGLLPLVQAMWGIPELHELDERHDELVINHLVDMFRRLGFTTPPNETNRLARATLETCHAMLLVVVNQQGVRSGRTRADLLNMLLVLLEPHRNDVQPSGLDDVEAP from the coding sequence GTGTCGAGTGCAGAACAGAACCGCCGAAAAAACCATCTCGCTCCGCGACGGGAGCCGGTGCAGGCGCGCGCCCGGGAACGGGCTCGCCAGATACTGGATACCACTGGGCGCCTGCTGGAGCAGGTGGGCCTCAACGACCTGACCACAATCCTCATCGCCAAGGAACTCGGAGTTTCCGTTGGCTCGGTATATCACTACTTTCCCAACAAGCACGCGATCCTTTACGCAATGGGTGAGCAGTGGCTTGCGAGCCTCACCGAGCGCCTGGATGACCTGGCCGCGAGTGGCCTGGAGCAGTTGACTCTGAAGGGCTTTCTCGACGAGTTGTTGGAACGCTGGGTCTCGGTATATCGCGAGCAACGGGGCTTGCTGCCACTGGTTCAGGCCATGTGGGGGATTCCCGAATTACATGAGCTGGATGAGCGGCACGACGAGCTGGTCATCAATCACCTGGTCGACATGTTCCGTCGCCTGGGCTTCACCACACCACCCAATGAGACCAATCGCCTGGCGCGGGCGACCCTTGAGACCTGCCACGCGATGCTTCTCGTGGTGGTCAATCAGCAGGGCGTGCGTTCAGGGCGCACACGTGCCGATCTGCTCAACATGTTGCTGGTGCTCCTCGAGCCCCACCGCAATGATGTGCAACCCTCCGGCCTGGACGACGTAGAGGCGCCTTGA
- the cysB gene encoding HTH-type transcriptional regulator CysB, with amino-acid sequence MKLQQLRYIWEVAHHDLNVSATAQSLFTSQPGISKQIRLLEDELGVEIFARSGKHLTRVTPAGEAILKTAGEIMRKVENIKQVAQEFSNDKRGSLAIATTHTQARYALPTVIKGFIARYPEVSLHMHQGTPMQISEMAADGTADFAIATEALELFSDLVMMPVYRWNRCILVPKGHELAQLSKLTLEDVAKYPIVTYVFGFTGRSKLDEAFLEKGLSPKVVFTAADADVIKTYVRLGLGIGIVADMAAVEDEDHDLVALDASELFESSVTKIGFRKGIFLRGFMYEFIQQFAPHLTRELVDQAAQASSRAEVDELFSHIDLPVY; translated from the coding sequence ATGAAGCTGCAGCAGTTGCGTTATATCTGGGAAGTGGCCCACCATGACCTCAACGTCTCAGCCACGGCGCAGAGCCTGTTTACCTCGCAGCCGGGGATCAGCAAACAGATTCGTTTGCTCGAGGATGAGCTGGGTGTGGAGATCTTTGCCCGCAGTGGTAAACATCTCACCCGGGTGACGCCGGCAGGGGAGGCAATCCTGAAAACCGCCGGCGAAATCATGCGCAAGGTGGAGAATATCAAACAGGTTGCGCAGGAGTTCAGTAACGACAAGCGCGGCAGCCTCGCCATCGCCACCACGCATACCCAAGCGCGTTACGCGCTTCCCACCGTCATCAAGGGGTTTATCGCTCGCTACCCGGAAGTCTCCCTGCATATGCATCAGGGGACGCCGATGCAGATCTCGGAAATGGCGGCAGACGGTACCGCAGACTTCGCGATTGCCACCGAGGCGCTGGAGTTGTTCAGCGACCTGGTAATGATGCCGGTATACCGCTGGAACCGCTGTATTCTTGTACCCAAGGGCCATGAGTTGGCCCAGCTTTCCAAGCTGACACTGGAAGACGTTGCCAAGTATCCCATCGTTACTTATGTATTTGGTTTTACCGGGCGCTCCAAACTCGATGAAGCCTTCCTGGAAAAAGGCTTGTCACCCAAAGTCGTGTTCACCGCAGCCGATGCGGACGTGATCAAAACCTATGTGCGCCTGGGCCTGGGAATTGGCATTGTGGCGGATATGGCAGCGGTAGAGGATGAGGATCACGATCTGGTGGCGCTGGATGCGAGCGAGCTGTTTGAAAGTAGTGTGACCAAGATTGGTTTCCGCAAGGGCATTTTCCTGCGCGGATTCATGTACGAGTTTATCCAGCAGTTTGCGCCACACCTGACGCGCGAGCTGGTGGACCAGGCTGCGCAGGCATCATCTCGTGCCGAAGTGGACGAACTGTTCTCCCATATCGATCTTCCCGTTTACTGA
- a CDS encoding 5'-nucleotidase, with product MSENRPSPASNRLIIAISSRALFDLRESHQVYEEQGVEAFSAYQVERENDVLPKGEAFSLVEKFLQINERLGGAPRVEVILLSRNSADTGLRVFNSIEHYGLNISRAAFCNGGSPYRYIAPFGCHLFLSTDGGDVRRALEQGIAAATLIPGGARQRGDEVLRFAFDGDAVLFSDEAEQIFKREGLAAFTTAERASAKQPLQGGPFKGFLEALQQLQAEFNADDCPIRTALVTARSAPAHERVIRTLRAWNIRIDESIFLGGLPKGEFLRAFGADVFFDDQPNHCASAAEHVATGHVPHGIANVEE from the coding sequence ATGAGTGAGAACCGCCCGTCACCTGCCAGTAATCGACTGATCATCGCGATTTCTTCACGTGCGCTATTTGATCTGCGTGAAAGCCATCAGGTGTATGAGGAGCAGGGGGTAGAGGCATTTTCCGCGTACCAGGTCGAGCGCGAGAACGACGTGTTGCCCAAAGGCGAGGCCTTCTCGCTGGTAGAAAAGTTTCTGCAGATCAACGAGCGCCTGGGCGGCGCACCGCGGGTCGAGGTGATCCTTCTCTCCCGCAACAGTGCTGATACCGGCCTGCGGGTCTTCAATTCCATCGAGCACTACGGGCTGAATATCAGCCGAGCGGCGTTTTGCAACGGCGGTAGCCCGTACCGCTATATTGCGCCTTTTGGTTGCCATCTGTTTCTTTCCACCGATGGCGGTGATGTTCGACGGGCGCTGGAGCAGGGGATTGCCGCGGCGACGCTGATTCCGGGCGGTGCCCGCCAGCGTGGTGACGAAGTCCTGCGCTTTGCCTTCGATGGCGATGCGGTGCTCTTTTCGGATGAGGCCGAGCAGATTTTCAAGCGGGAAGGGCTCGCCGCGTTTACCACTGCGGAGCGCGCCTCCGCCAAGCAACCCCTTCAAGGCGGCCCCTTCAAGGGTTTCCTTGAGGCCCTGCAACAGCTGCAGGCGGAATTCAACGCGGACGATTGCCCCATCAGAACTGCGCTGGTTACCGCACGCTCTGCGCCGGCCCACGAGCGGGTCATCCGCACCCTGCGGGCGTGGAATATACGTATCGATGAATCCATCTTTCTCGGCGGGCTCCCGAAGGGCGAGTTTCTGCGCGCATTTGGCGCCGACGTGTTTTTCGATGATCAGCCCAATCACTGTGCCTCCGCGGCCGAACATGTGGCAACGGGGCACGTACCCCACGGCATCGCCAACGTGGAAGAATAG
- the ppsA gene encoding phosphoenolpyruvate synthase produces MTTYTLEFSKLGMADVDKVGGKNASLGEMISSLSGAGVSVPGGFATTADAFREFLAGSDLDTRIADRLKALDVDDVTALAAAGEEIRQWLLDTPFPSQLEAEIRAGYEALGGGETAVAVRSSATAEDLPDASFAGQQETFLNIRGIDTVLQAVKEVFASLYNDRAIAYRVHTGYADVGVALSAGIQHMVRSETGASGVMFTLDTESGFRDVIFVTAAYGLGETVVQGAVNPDEFYLYKPALEAGRPAILRRNRGSKAIKMIYDQGGECGRSVKTVPVAEEDRQRFALSDEELTELANQARKIEAHYQRPMDIEWAKDGDTGKLFIVQARPETVRSRDTGTSIERYKLHERSDVLCEGRAIGQRIGAGKVRVLDSVEDMAKMQDGEVLVTDMTDPDWEPVLKKASAIVTNRGGRTCHAAIIARELGIPAVVGCGDATDKLTTGTPVTVTCAEGDAGFVMAGELDFERSLTEVQDMPELPFKIMLNVGNPDRAFAFSNLPNQGVGLARLEFILNRMIGIHPKALLELDSLPLDLQRTIRSRIGGYASPEDFIVEKLVEGIATLAAAFAPNRAIVRLSDFKSNEYAHLLGGQMYEPSEENPMLGFRGAARYRSKDFRQCFALECKALKKVRDEMGLTNVEIMVPFVRTPDEARQVVELLEQNGLKRGENGLKIIMMCELPSNALLAEDFLQYFDGFSIGSNDLTQLTLGLDRDSGLVAELFDERDPAVKMLLSRAIQACKKAGKYVGICGQGPSDHKDFAQWLMDEGIDSVSLNPDTAVDTWLYLANKEV; encoded by the coding sequence TTGACCACTTACACTCTCGAATTTTCGAAGCTGGGCATGGCGGACGTCGACAAGGTCGGCGGAAAAAATGCTTCACTGGGGGAAATGATTTCCTCCCTGTCTGGCGCTGGTGTCAGTGTCCCCGGCGGCTTTGCCACGACTGCAGATGCATTCCGCGAATTTCTCGCCGGTTCCGATCTCGATACCCGTATCGCCGATCGTTTGAAAGCGCTGGATGTGGACGATGTCACCGCCCTGGCGGCGGCTGGTGAGGAGATCCGTCAGTGGTTGCTGGACACGCCCTTCCCGAGCCAGCTCGAAGCCGAGATTCGTGCCGGCTACGAAGCGCTCGGTGGCGGTGAAACCGCGGTGGCGGTGCGCTCCTCCGCTACCGCCGAAGATCTCCCCGACGCCTCGTTTGCGGGCCAGCAAGAGACGTTTCTGAATATTCGCGGCATCGACACCGTTCTGCAGGCGGTCAAAGAGGTGTTTGCATCGCTCTACAACGACCGGGCCATTGCCTATCGGGTGCACACCGGCTACGCCGATGTTGGCGTTGCCCTGTCGGCGGGTATCCAGCACATGGTACGCAGTGAAACCGGCGCATCCGGGGTAATGTTCACCCTGGACACCGAAAGCGGCTTCCGGGACGTTATTTTCGTGACCGCGGCCTATGGCCTCGGTGAAACCGTCGTTCAGGGCGCGGTCAACCCGGACGAGTTCTACCTGTACAAGCCCGCGCTGGAAGCGGGGCGCCCGGCGATTTTGCGTCGTAACCGCGGCAGCAAAGCGATCAAAATGATTTACGACCAGGGTGGCGAATGTGGCCGATCGGTCAAAACAGTGCCGGTGGCGGAGGAAGATCGTCAGCGCTTTGCGCTGAGTGATGAGGAACTCACCGAGCTCGCCAACCAGGCGCGCAAGATTGAGGCGCATTATCAGCGTCCAATGGACATCGAATGGGCGAAAGACGGTGATACCGGCAAGTTGTTCATCGTCCAGGCGCGTCCGGAAACCGTGCGCTCCCGCGACACTGGTACCAGTATCGAGCGCTACAAGCTGCACGAGCGCAGCGACGTCCTGTGCGAGGGCCGTGCTATCGGCCAGCGTATCGGCGCCGGCAAGGTGCGGGTGCTCGACAGCGTTGAAGATATGGCGAAGATGCAGGACGGTGAGGTCCTGGTCACCGATATGACCGACCCGGATTGGGAGCCGGTGCTGAAAAAAGCCAGCGCGATTGTGACCAATCGCGGTGGGCGTACCTGTCACGCGGCGATTATTGCCCGCGAGCTGGGCATTCCGGCAGTGGTTGGCTGCGGCGATGCCACCGACAAACTTACCACTGGCACCCCGGTTACCGTCACCTGTGCGGAAGGGGATGCCGGGTTCGTAATGGCTGGCGAGCTGGACTTCGAGCGTTCTCTCACCGAGGTGCAGGACATGCCGGAGCTGCCGTTCAAGATCATGCTCAATGTCGGCAACCCGGACCGCGCTTTCGCGTTCAGTAACTTGCCGAATCAGGGCGTTGGTCTGGCGCGCCTGGAGTTTATTCTGAACCGGATGATCGGTATCCACCCCAAGGCGCTGCTGGAGCTGGACAGCCTGCCGCTGGATCTGCAGCGGACTATCCGCAGTCGCATCGGTGGCTACGCTTCGCCCGAAGATTTTATCGTTGAGAAACTGGTGGAAGGGATTGCGACACTGGCTGCTGCCTTTGCGCCCAACCGAGCCATCGTGCGCCTGTCGGATTTCAAGTCGAATGAATACGCACACCTGCTGGGCGGGCAGATGTACGAGCCGAGCGAAGAAAACCCGATGCTTGGTTTCCGCGGTGCGGCGCGTTACCGCTCCAAGGACTTCCGGCAGTGTTTCGCGCTGGAGTGTAAGGCCCTGAAAAAAGTGCGCGATGAAATGGGGCTGACCAACGTAGAAATTATGGTGCCGTTTGTACGCACACCCGATGAGGCTCGCCAGGTGGTTGAGCTGCTGGAGCAGAATGGTCTGAAGCGTGGAGAAAACGGGCTCAAGATCATTATGATGTGCGAGCTGCCTTCCAACGCGCTGCTTGCGGAGGATTTCCTGCAGTACTTTGACGGGTTTTCAATCGGATCCAATGACCTTACCCAGCTCACTCTCGGTCTGGATCGAGACTCGGGTCTGGTGGCGGAGCTGTTTGATGAACGTGACCCGGCGGTAAAAATGCTGCTGTCTCGGGCCATCCAGGCGTGTAAAAAAGCCGGTAAATATGTCGGCATCTGTGGCCAGGGGCCATCCGATCACAAGGACTTTGCCCAGTGGCTGATGGACGAGGGCATCGACAGTGTATCCCTGAACCCGGATACCGCGGTGGATACCTGGTTGTACCTGGCAAATAAGGAGGTGTAG